In one Fusarium falciforme chromosome 5, complete sequence genomic region, the following are encoded:
- a CDS encoding Zn(2)-C6 fungal-type domain-containing protein, which yields MFSQPVIHRDSPLAMQGGPADLSGPGLNTAGAGNGNNGSNGGGPPASARSRPCDTCRVRKTRCVKEEGQFRCVLCTFHNQPCTFLRGPTPRQRRQNRERERERQAASRDGTEELNAGDATSPPLQNSFSGPGNSGASPTSSRQGDAAASTPASVESTSAAQGPPTTGQTQQMARVEEKASEAPRPPILSNTLGLDLKTHAEYIGPTDYRDPVLLDLHRPNLMNQDPPPLPASSSFARRLDYKTIFLVHPDESTASEQTRIADLDAIEATVHPLGRTLVDLYFRIVHPSFPILHKDVFISKHRLSHRHFAPSLLAAVYLVALDWQLYDSSLAGREVESIPDPAALEQLAERTIAQDMRRPKLSTLEAGLLLLQRNRRIVESGSHTHPMSNRMFTAQLVAMAQDLGIHIDCSAWAIPAWEVGLRRRLAWALYMQDRWGACIHGRPFLIQDSDWDVRLCTVSDYPELGAIDPEANRDHTSPIIVGWDLFMRHIELTQILSDVIRTFYSAAATRTGGTLDQMGVVAAVERAKPLVFRLREWHANLPHRLQLQSTKLRELCANGALHLAHAAVEIALHRALVRIMTPDTPGSLYEVLRSTARAKLQSAIELLGSLRPEHTAAFWGSAAAYQAAEIGSMAGLLWATADSFDEMAWCAARVEELRWALRVRGAAAPFAREALRLLERDIGGLGMVKANPDAIP from the coding sequence ATGTTTTCCCAGCCCGTCATCCATCGTGATTCACCTCTCGCCATGCAGGGCGGCCCGGCTGATCTGTCCGGCCCAGGTTTGAATACCGCCGGCGCGGGGAATGGTAACAACGGCAGCAACGGCGGCGGCCCGCCGGCCTCGGCGCGCTCGAGGCCTTGTGATACTTGTCGTGTCCGCAAGACGCGGTGtgtcaaggaggagggtcAGTTCCGATGTGTCCTGTGCACCTTTCACAACCAACCTTGTACCTTTCTGAGAGGCCCGACTCCTCGTCAGCGACGCCAGAATCGGGAGCGTGAACGGGAAAGACAGGCCGCGTCTCGTGATGGGACCGAGGAGTTGAATGCTGGAGACGCGACATCACCACCGCTGCAGAACAGCTTCAGCGGACCGGGAAACTCAGGGGCCTCCCCTACCTCGAGCCGCCAGGgcgatgctgctgcttctaCCCCGGCGAGTGTAGAGAGCACATCTGCCGCCCAGGGACCGCCTACCACGGGACAGACTCAGCAAATGGCACGCGTCGAGGAAAAGGCCTCTgaagctcctcgtcctcccaTCCTCAGCAACACCCTTGGACTGGACTTGAAAACTCACGCTGAATATATTGGACCTACCGACTATCGCGACCCTGTCTTGCTCGACCTACATCGCCCAAACCTCATGAACCAGGACCCTCCGCCTCTtccggcgtcgtcgtcgtttgCCAGACGCCTCGACTACAAGACGATATTCCTTGTGCATCCTGACGAATCCACCGCGTCTGAACAGACTCGGATTGCCGACTTGGATGCCATCGAGGCTACTGTTCACCCTCTGGGCCGGACGCTGGTTGACCTCTACTTCCGGATCGTCCATCCCAGCTTTCCCATTTTGCATAAGGATGTCTTTATCAGCAAGCATCGACTATCCCATCGACACTTTGCGCCCTCTTTGCTGGCTGCCGTCTATCTCGTGGCTCTGGACTGGCAGCTATATGACAGCTCCCTTGCTGGCCGCGAGGTCGAGTCGATCCCAGATCCTGCGGCCCTTGAGCAGTTGGCTGAACGCACCATCGCTCAGGATATGCGTCGGCCCAAGCTTAGCACGCTTGAAGCTGGACTCTTGCTACTCCAACGTAACCGCCGCATTGTCGAGTCTGGCTCTCATACCCACCCAATGTCGAACCGCATGTTTACGGCACAGCTAGTTGCCATGGCACAGGATCTAGGCATCCATATCGACTGTAGTGCGTGGGCAATCCCTGCGTGGGAAGTTGGGCTTAGACGGAGACTGGCCTGGGCTCTGTACATGCAGGACCGCTGGGGAGCGTGTATCCATGGACGACCCTTTCTCATCCAGGACAGTGACTGGGACGTTCGTCTCTGCACTGTATCTGATTACCCCGAGTTGGGTGCGATAGACCCAGAGGCCAACCGGGACCATACTTCGCCAATTATTGTTGGCTGGGACTTGTTTATGCGTCATATCGAGCTGACGCAGATCCTAAGCGATGTGATCCGGACGTTCTACAGCGCCGCGGCTACTCGCACGGGAGGAACTCTGGATCAGATGGGGGTAGTTGCCGCTGTCGAGCGGGCAAAACCTCTGGTGTTTCGTCTTCGCGAATGGCACGCGAATCTACCTCAccggcttcagcttcagagTACAAAGCTTAGGGAGCTTTGTGCCAACGGGGCTCTTCATTTGGCCCATGCTGCTGTGGAGATTGCGTTACACCGTGCCCTTGTTCGGATCATGACCCCCGATACACCTGGATCGCTCTACGAAGTTTTGAGATCAACTGCCCGGGCGAAGCTACAGTCGGCAATTGAGTTACTTGGATCTCTACGTCCAGAGCACACGGCGGCATTCTGGGGTAGCGCCGCGGCCTATCAAGCAGCTGAGATTGGGTCCATGGCGGGACTTTTATGGGCAACAGCAGATTCATTCGATGAGATGGCCTGGTGTGCAGCCCGAGTCGAAGAGTTGAGATGGGCTTTGAGAGTCCGCGGTGCCGCTGCTCCTTTTGCTCGAGAGGCGTTGCGGTTGCTGGAGCGTGATATCGGCGGTCTTGGCATGGTCAAGGCCAATCCAGATGCCATCCCCTGA